One region of Diabrotica undecimpunctata isolate CICGRU chromosome 6, icDiaUnde3, whole genome shotgun sequence genomic DNA includes:
- the LOC140444206 gene encoding uncharacterized protein isoform X1 produces the protein MGICRLCLQVEGEKMKSQKVLDLLKKFVPGMYSIMKNLDLLLCEICSTNIETLSVFMDTINGTNEKIKTAKEATTEKIDLMSLVQMNNNCRRKVSSACRLCLKIISKPQIFLYENKCNLLRHDLILEMSQICMISMDLELSEHPVMCVQCWENLQICYSFIKGCLDIDKKITAYCTIFCVTKKDITESIFTEMCNYFSENLDEDLIKLSKIIEKEDELFENCLDVSRYTLRKNVKREYGPEDCSDNDKVCEKKEISKSISKRRRHYFTQDDDNFLLEAYMDVNNAENSVRKKIWPQIQIKWLESFPEKPLTISSIHSRIKRLIGKTGGIKRSRPKKNIPRPPKKPFVLQNILLVPPINKPDVECNESFTEDVSSVKLESLSNEEVHLAEFKLEPLSDCPPSDSDSDTESLPIPDLERMDVRESTSSNVWIDISKELEEEEEEDDDSGNFHAIFKYYKHFLSTTKMYADKTVTTYKCNSCDFETKYQYEADCHKSCNHFECEYCSFETSKLSTLIRHTSQEHKLDIEDDDIPELTPFAI, from the exons ATGGGAATCTGCAGGTTATGTTTACAAGTAGAGGGTGAGAAAATGAAATCTCAAAAGGTTTTagatttattgaaaaaatttgtACCTGGCATG TACTCCATTATGAAAAATCTAGACCTTCTATTATGCGAAATATGCTCGACAAACATTGAAACGCTCAGTGTATTTATGGACACAATAAATGGTACCAACGAAAAGATCAAAACAGCCAAAGAGGCAACTACAGAGAAAATCGATTTAATGAGTTTGGTACAAATGAACAATAATTGCCGTAGAAAAGTGAGTTCTGCTTGTCGGCTCTGCTTGAAGATTATTTCTAAGCCTCAAATATTTCTTTATGAAAACAAATGTAATCTTTTACGGCACGATCTCATTCTTGAAATGTCGCAGATATGCATGATATCAATG gacCTCGAACTTTCTGAACATCCAGTGATGTGTGTACAATGTTGGGAAAATCTACAGATATGCTACAGTTTTATAAAGGGCTGTCTAGATATAGACAAGAAAATCACAGCATACTGTACAATTTTCTGTGTCACCAAGAAGGATATAACAGAAAGCATTTTTACAGAAATGTGCAATTACTTTTCCGAGAACCTCGATGAAGATCTGATAAAATTGAGTAAAATTATTGAGAAAGAGGATGAACTATTCGAAAATTGTCTAGATGTGAGCAGGTATACTTTAAGAAAAAATGTGAAGAGGGAATATGGGCCAGAAGACTGTAGTGATAACGATAAAGTTTGTGAAAAAAAGGAAATCTCCAAAA GTATCTCAAAAAGACGTAGGCACTATTTTACACAAGATGATGATAACTTTTTACTGGAAGCTTACATGGACGTAAATAATGCAGAAAATAGTGTCAGAAAGAA aatttgGCCCCAAATCCAAATCAAATGGTTGGAATCCTTTCCTGAGAAACCTTTGACGATTTCGTCAATACATTCAAGAATAAAACGACTTATTGGCAAAACTGGAGGAATCAAGAGATCTAGACCAAAAAAAAACATCCCAAGACCTCCCAAAAAACCGTTTGTTTTACAAAATATTCTATTAGTGCCCCCTATTAATAAACCTGATGTTGAATGTAATGAATCATTTACTGAAG atGTATCATCAGTAAAGCTGGAATCACTATCCAACGAGGAGGTTCATCTAGCGGAGTTTAAACTAGAGCCTTTATCAGATTGTCCTCCATCTGACAGTGATTCAGACACTGAGTCACTGCCTATACCTGATTTAGAAAGAATGGATGTACGTGAAAGTACAAGTAGTAATGTTTGGATAGATATATCGAAAGAACTAGAAGAGGAAGAGGAGGAAGACGATGATTCTGGAAACTTCCATGCCATTTTCAAATACTACAAACATTTCCTAAG CACCACAAAGATGTATGCTGACAAAACAGTTACCACCTACAAATGTAACAGCTGTGATTTTGAGACTAAATACCAATACGAGGCAGACTGCCACAAAAGTTGCAATCATTTTGAATGCGAATATTGTTCATTTGAGACTTCCAAACTGTCCACACTGATAAGGCACACCTCACAGGAGCATAAGTTGGACATTGAAGATGATG ATATTCCAGAACTGACTCCATTTGCAATATAG
- the LOC140444206 gene encoding uncharacterized protein isoform X2, giving the protein MGICRLCLQVEGEKMKSQKVLDLLKKFVPGMDLELSEHPVMCVQCWENLQICYSFIKGCLDIDKKITAYCTIFCVTKKDITESIFTEMCNYFSENLDEDLIKLSKIIEKEDELFENCLDVSRYTLRKNVKREYGPEDCSDNDKVCEKKEISKSISKRRRHYFTQDDDNFLLEAYMDVNNAENSVRKKIWPQIQIKWLESFPEKPLTISSIHSRIKRLIGKTGGIKRSRPKKNIPRPPKKPFVLQNILLVPPINKPDVECNESFTEDVSSVKLESLSNEEVHLAEFKLEPLSDCPPSDSDSDTESLPIPDLERMDVRESTSSNVWIDISKELEEEEEEDDDSGNFHAIFKYYKHFLSTTKMYADKTVTTYKCNSCDFETKYQYEADCHKSCNHFECEYCSFETSKLSTLIRHTSQEHKLDIEDDDIPELTPFAI; this is encoded by the exons ATGGGAATCTGCAGGTTATGTTTACAAGTAGAGGGTGAGAAAATGAAATCTCAAAAGGTTTTagatttattgaaaaaatttgtACCTGGCATG gacCTCGAACTTTCTGAACATCCAGTGATGTGTGTACAATGTTGGGAAAATCTACAGATATGCTACAGTTTTATAAAGGGCTGTCTAGATATAGACAAGAAAATCACAGCATACTGTACAATTTTCTGTGTCACCAAGAAGGATATAACAGAAAGCATTTTTACAGAAATGTGCAATTACTTTTCCGAGAACCTCGATGAAGATCTGATAAAATTGAGTAAAATTATTGAGAAAGAGGATGAACTATTCGAAAATTGTCTAGATGTGAGCAGGTATACTTTAAGAAAAAATGTGAAGAGGGAATATGGGCCAGAAGACTGTAGTGATAACGATAAAGTTTGTGAAAAAAAGGAAATCTCCAAAA GTATCTCAAAAAGACGTAGGCACTATTTTACACAAGATGATGATAACTTTTTACTGGAAGCTTACATGGACGTAAATAATGCAGAAAATAGTGTCAGAAAGAA aatttgGCCCCAAATCCAAATCAAATGGTTGGAATCCTTTCCTGAGAAACCTTTGACGATTTCGTCAATACATTCAAGAATAAAACGACTTATTGGCAAAACTGGAGGAATCAAGAGATCTAGACCAAAAAAAAACATCCCAAGACCTCCCAAAAAACCGTTTGTTTTACAAAATATTCTATTAGTGCCCCCTATTAATAAACCTGATGTTGAATGTAATGAATCATTTACTGAAG atGTATCATCAGTAAAGCTGGAATCACTATCCAACGAGGAGGTTCATCTAGCGGAGTTTAAACTAGAGCCTTTATCAGATTGTCCTCCATCTGACAGTGATTCAGACACTGAGTCACTGCCTATACCTGATTTAGAAAGAATGGATGTACGTGAAAGTACAAGTAGTAATGTTTGGATAGATATATCGAAAGAACTAGAAGAGGAAGAGGAGGAAGACGATGATTCTGGAAACTTCCATGCCATTTTCAAATACTACAAACATTTCCTAAG CACCACAAAGATGTATGCTGACAAAACAGTTACCACCTACAAATGTAACAGCTGTGATTTTGAGACTAAATACCAATACGAGGCAGACTGCCACAAAAGTTGCAATCATTTTGAATGCGAATATTGTTCATTTGAGACTTCCAAACTGTCCACACTGATAAGGCACACCTCACAGGAGCATAAGTTGGACATTGAAGATGATG ATATTCCAGAACTGACTCCATTTGCAATATAG